Genomic segment of Pogona vitticeps strain Pit_001003342236 chromosome 15, PviZW2.1, whole genome shotgun sequence:
CGATTACCTGGCTCTGTTGCGCCAGCTGGCTTCGGACCTCAACGACGGGCGCGGGGGCGCCGCGGAGTGGCCCGTCCGGGCGGCCGCCTGCGAGTGCCTGCGGGAGGCGGAGAGCTGCTACCCGGGGCTGCTTTCCGGCCAGCTGGAGACCCTGCGCGcgtggcagcaggaggaggtctCGATGGCCCACCAGGGCTACACCGTTCTCTACAGCCTCGCCTTGCGCAACGGGGTCCGGCTGCTGGCTCAGGGCGCCCGGGAGGGGACGCTCGGGGAGCTGCTGGCTGGCCGCGGGGGGCCGGCGTGGGAGGCCACCGGTGTGCCGAGGGAACTCTCCCTGGCCACCCTCCACCGGCTGGTCCTGCTGCCCTCGCCGGGCGACCTCCGAGAGCTGAAGCTGGTGGTTTCGGCGCTGCTGGAGGGCTCCTACCTCCTCTCCCCGGCCGCCCAAAGCCACCTCCTCTGGCATCTGGCGCAAGTGGTCAGCATGGTGCGCACGCAGTCCCCCGCCATCTTCAAAGCCCAGCTGGTGCGCCTCTTCGGCACGGCCGACGCGGCCCTCCAGCACGCCCTCCTGCAGCTGAAGGCGCTCTTCACCGACAGCCTCTTCACCTCCGAGGACGAAGCCTTCCTGCTCCGCCGCCTGGTGGCCCTGGCTCAGCACCCGGCGTTGCTGACCCCGGTGACCCTCTTCCACCTGGACTGCCTCCTGCACTTCCCGGAGAACCGGCCACTGGGCTCGGGCACGGAGGAGGGGCTGCCGGTCCTCCTCACCCCGGGGGCCACGTCGGGCCTTTTCCCGGCCCTCTTCCAGGATCCGGCCACCGCCTTGGCCCGGCTCAACGTGATGTGCCTGGTGTGCGTGGAGAGCGAGGGCCCCATGGCGGAGCAGGGAGCGGGCTACCTCCTGGAGCACGTCCTGGCCCTCGGGGGGCTGGTGGCCCGGGGAGGCGGGCTGGAGGCCATCCGGCTTTTCTTCCAAGCGGCCTTCCTTTTCGCCCGCTCCTTCGGCACCCGGGAGCCCCCCATGGCCGAACTGACCCAGTGCGTGTTGGACCTCTACCGCCAGAACGGGGCCTTGGCCCCTAACGTGATCAACCTGTTGGATGAGTCCTGGGGGGCCGCCGAAGAGAGCCGCTGGTCTCGGAGCCTGGCCCGCGGCTTGCAGGCGCTCATTGTGGGCTCTCCCTTGACCCCGGGCCGTCTCGGCGGCCACCTCAAGGTCTTGGCCCGCCTGGCCAAAGAGAAAGACCTCCCCCAGGGGAAGACGATGGGCTTCCTGCAGCGGCTGGTGGCCCGGGGCCAGCTGGGCGACTGGCGCGCGGGCCAGATCCTGCTGACCGTCTGCCGCAACCTGATGCAGCTCCGTCCCCCGCCTGCCCCGGCCGTCCTGGCCGACCTCCTGCAAGCCGTGTCCTTCAGCCACGCCGATGTGGACGTCCAAGACCGGGCCCGCTTCTACTACACCTTGCTGACCGGCCTCTCCGGGGAGAAACACGGGGCCGTGTTGGCCCCGGGAGGCCCCCTCAAGGCCCGcacgctctcctcctcctcttcctcctcctcctcggcctcGCTCGTGGCCGACAGCCAGAGATTCGTGGCCTCCCTGACGGTGCACCCCACCCAGCCGGCCCCGATGAGGCTGGAGAAAGTGGGGACCAGCGGCGAGGGACCTCCGTCCCCCGATCCCGAGCAAGGCGTGGAGGACTACTGCCGGGGGCTGCTGGAAGCCGGGGGGCCCTCTCGGCTCTCTCTAACTTACCGGCTGGTCCACGCCGGGGCCCCCGCGCCCCCCTTTGACCTCCTGCTCTGTGTGGAACTCCGCTTCGGCTGCTCCGACCGGCACTACGAATCCGTGCCGGACGTGTGCGTGCCGTGCCTGGCCGCCCACCGCCCGCCCCGGACGCTGACGCTCACTCTGCAGCCCCGGTGCCCTTACCCGACGCGGCTGGAGGCCTCTGCCGTGTACGCCACGCCGGACGGCCTCACCCGCTGCAGCCGGCTGGAGCCGGTAGAAGTGACCTTCTCGGATCTGTTTATGCCCCTCCCGGTGCCCGCCTGGCCTTCGGAAAAACGCCAGGGCCTCTTCGGCGCTCTCTGGCACCGGCTGGACCCTGGCACCGGGGAAAAGTGCGCGGAGAGCCTCACCGTCCTGCCAGTGGCGCCGGAGGACCTGGGGGCTGTGATCCGAAGCCACTTTGCCAGGTACGTCGTGGCAGAGCAAGGGGGCTCCTACGAGATCGGCATGGTCCTCCCCCCGGGCTGCCACATTCTCCTCCGGGTACGGAGCGTGGACGACGTGGCCCGCGTGGGCATCCGTACGGACAACTGGAAACTCTTGCCTTCTCTAAACAACTACCTGCAGGGTCTGGCGGAGAGCCGGTGAAAGCATGGGGCGGGGGGTAGCAGGAAGGATGGGTGCCCGCTAAAGCCAACAGCATCCTCTCGGCTTCTGAGCGCCTGCCTGTGTTCTGGGTAATcttcaaataaaaaaaaccctttttttgttttgtttatttttgcaacCTGGAAGTCACTGTGAAGCAAGATGGATGGAGAAAGGGCTTGAAGCGTGCGGTCCGTGCAGTATTTTGAAAGCGATCAAGGTAGCGCAGAGGGGAGACAGATCGATCGCCAAAGCCCTTGCTGTCGTAGAACCGTAAAATCAATTGAAtgggaaggggcttataaggccatcaaatccaaccccctcctcagGGTGGCAacccaaatatttttaaatattttatttttaagaccaaaaatatatatatacaacaacaaaaatacaaatagtgCATATTACAAACTAAATTCTAACATGCACCCCATACtggccccctgatcatcctcccggtcgccctcctctgaacttgttccagggTGTCATCATACTTCTTCAGGTGtcctgtccagaactggacacaggactcaagatgggGCCAAAATAGAGGGGAACGAATACCGGATATGGAGACTGTTCTTCTGTTAATCCAGCCTAATTTGCCCTTTTTTTGCAACCCcgttgcactgttggctcatatccgGATTGTGATCGCACAACAATTCCATGACTGAGccaagaatccccccccccaattttgtcactgtgccttttcttttttttagggcGAGGATGGTTAAGAACTTGTCTTCAGAGACAATATAAGGCTGCCTTTTACTGGGGCGGTTGTGTAAAATAAAGACTCTAGTCCTCATGGCGTCTCAACAAAACGCTGATTGAGATAGAGGCCTTGGAAGGGCCTCGGACTAAGACAGGCCATCACGCgaccagaagttgagagttcgaattccccccctccctgggGCTTCGGATCAGGGGTTGTTCtcgatctatagggtcccttccggctcttaAGACGTTGAGGCAAGACGTGTCCCCCGCGAGAAGTGGAaatctgaaaaggaaaatgtGTGTGTAGGTATTGCCACGGGGAGTggtgatgatggggggggggagagcaagacTCGTTGGGTCAAAGGGCGAGGATTTCGTGATCGGCAAAGGTGGGAAAGTCACCCGGCGGATCCTGACCTCCCTCTTCCCAAGGGACAACGTATTTTCCGAGCTGTTTCCACAACAGtattggagggtgtgtgtgtgtgtgtgggggtcttgATTTCAAATGTGCCATTAAAACCCATtagctttgcaaaaaaaaaaacggcTGCGGGTGGAGGATGAAATCAGCCGGGACcagtatttaaaaacacaaaacaccaatCTGGACTGAAGAAGCAAAAtatattaagaagaagaagaagcaatatatatttgaaatatggATGCTcctccatattaaaaaaaacaatctggactgaagaagcaaaatatatatgtaatttttgagcctgtcttttctctttgagctcagttttgattttttttttgggggggggaggtttgtccCAGTGCATCCTGCTCCtccatatttagaaaaaaaagcaATCTGGACTGAAgaagcaatgtgtgtgtgtgtgtatatgtataggtgtatatatgtatatatatgtatgtatgtatatgtatatatatgtgtgtgtgtatatgtatatatgtatgtatatatatgtatatatattatgtatatgtatgtgtatatatatgtgtatatgtgtgtgtgtgtatatatatacatacacacacacacacacacacatatatatatatacatacatacatacatacatacatacatacatacatacatatatatacatatatatacatttttatatattttgcttcagcaaaatatataaaaatatatatatataaaaaaaccgaGCTCAAATAGAAAAGGCAGGCTCAAACAAGATCCCATCCCAGGTCATCCTTTGAAAAAGCTAAATTTGGAAGGGtttgctttggactacaactcccagaattccacagcggCGGAGGATCCTGGCAAAGggaggggaattctgggagtcgcagtttttttgcatttttgtaaaaaaaaagagcaaaatctAAAAGTTCTCCTCTCcgaaaggaggaaggaagtcgAGGCTGACTTCCGAGGAGacccgaagaggaggaggaggctctgaTCGTTTTTTTGCAAACCCCGGGGGAGGAATGGAGGAGGATCGGGGCCCGgcgcggctgcagctgccttcctTGCGGGGGGCTCCCGGGGCGGCCCTCCACCTCCTCCCCTGCCGGGTGGAGCACGACGGGGACGCCGCCGTCCGGCGCTACTTCGCCCCGGCCATCCGACGCCCGGACCCGGGAGACCCCGACGGTAACGGGCGGACagacacgcgcgcacacacgcatgcatgcacacgtgcacGGACACGCGGGTCGGGCAGGGAAGGGTTTGGCCTcgtggatttttttgggggggggtggataaGGGACGGGACGCCCCGattgcacacacatatacacacacacaaatgcatgtgtgtgcatgcaatcgacctttttaaaaattgcaattaaaaacaaaaaaaaatatctcgcctttctctttaaaaaacacccaAGGCGGCTTCCCCtcgttgcaaaaaaaaaaaaaaaaaaaaaaaaaaaaagagagagagagagagagagaaaaccgaTTTAAAAGCTTTGGAGTAGACCTGGGAAGAGGTTGGTCCCGGCTTTAGAGTAGACCCCATGCGAGCAATGCGGTTGATGTAAGTGTTGCCTGGAAacctgcttctctccccccctgtCCTGTTCCTAACCATGAGTTTCAAGGATTTGGGGAGGCTGATCCTGAAAGCCAGAGAGGCATCTTTTTGAAAGCTGGGAGACTGAACtggggggaggggtgtgtgtcagGGACATGAGTTCGAATCCTCCAGTTGGTAATTTCCCCAAATGGAGGCTTAAACATTGGCATGCATTTCAGGGATCAAGACTCATCTAAGGGGACTCCTCAGCACCCCTTTCCCTCGGCCAAGGGGTTGGCGGTCCTCTCTGGGGCAACTCCCCTTCGCCCGGCTTGGAAGCCTGGAGCAGAGGCGCAGAGAGACATGGCAACCCGGTCTCCAGAAGGTTGGGAGCCAACGTTCTTGAGTTACCGTTTCGATGCTGTAATGACAGCCAGCGACTTTCCAAACCGTGCAACGAGGAGCAGGGattattgctttttgaaaagtcactttacccgtCTCTTGACCGGACCTGAAGTCTCCTAAGAGCCACCAGCCCAatatttacccccccccccgccattgcTTTTCTTGTCAATCTGTAATtttactccccccacccctttgcatcCGGCAGTGTCATCCGTGTCCTTCCGTGGGCGAAGCCTCAAGGGGATCCGGACCGCCGTTCCCGAGGGCTACGTGGGGCTGGTACTGGAAGAGGGCCAGCCCCCCTTGATGCCACCAGCGGTGAGTTCCTCGGCTGGGGGGCAGAGTGGCCGGGTGCCCGACCAGAGCAGGGGGGACCAGAGCAAGGTGGGGGGGGATCTTGTTTCAGTCGGCCATCTCTATCGCGACAGGCGATCAAATGAGGATCAACAGCAGGGCAGGCCGTGAGAATGTATGCAAACTTACCTCCTGGTAGCGATACAGATTTCCGTTGTATATCGTTAAGCGTAAAGGGCGGAAATGGCCGTGCGGTTTtttcaaaaatgcagaaaaatgaaCCTGGGATGGCTTTGTGAGCCTCTGCCTGTACGAGGGATATAGGTGTTCAAAGGGTGGCCAGACAGACTGGGGTCAGGTCTGCAAAAAGGAAGTATGGGCGCTGGATGTGACCCCCATCGACTGTTCTTCCACCACCCCCCGACCCCCAGGAAAGGCAGCTGCAGGTGAAATCCACCTTTGAGTCGCTGATGGTGTGGAACCTGGAACGGGCGCCCAACGCCACGGACGAGATCCTCATGGCTCTCCGCTGGCCGAAGATCGCCGAGGGGGTGAGTGCCCGCCAGCCCCCGCTCGGAGGGCCGACGTGCCCCGGTGACCGCTGGGTGAGACCAAGGGTGACCATCACGATAGAACCGTTATGGAAGGCTAGGTTGGGAATCCTAGCTTTCCATCCGGCGGCTCTCCTTAATCTGGAACTGCGTCCGGCTGGATCGCGTTTCCTGCAGGGAAGGACTCTTCCCTGCAGGAAACTCTGCAATGAGTGACAGTTTCTATGCATTTCTCTTGGTAGATCCATGCCTCCGTGGCGGACGAGTGAGGGGTGGCATAGCCACCACTGCAACACACCTCGGCGCATGCAACTTCAGAAAAGACACGGCCCTTGGATGCAGATTTTGGAATTCAGGAGACAGAAGAACGCAAACCACCATCCCCCTAGCCCCGTCTTGCAGGCTGGTTGCGCCCACCACCCTTGCTCTTCCGAGTGCCCGTTTCTCCTGCccagtttggggtttttttacttGGGCAGAATGTGGTTTTTCCTGGGCTTCGGATCCCCAAGAAATGTTGATTTAAGAATCTGGCATTGCTGCCGGTGCCTGTAATTTTTATGATACGAGTCCAAAGGTAGTTTAATTTTCGTGTTTTCTGCCCGCCAAGAAAGCTGCGCAAGGCGGAGTACTCTTTTAAGtactccctcccctctccccacacgTTAGATAAAATTATATTCTAAATGGCTTCCGATTTGTCGTATCATCCCTCCATCTTAAAAGTCATTAGGAGactttattataattataattaaaactGCTATGTTCAACAATTTTAGGCTGTCGTGACCGTTGCCGTTTCTATATCGAAGTGTGAAAATCCAAATAAAACAccaaaaagcagaataaaaaccCTTCAAGGAGGGTAGGAGCGACAATACAGTCTGCCGTACCTTAAAAGAGAAATAAGCTTTATTCGGCTTGCGCTTTCACAGAACTGTACCGCTGACGGTCCAGAATTATGTATATTGAATATCACTCACTTGTCCTGAGGACGTCACAAGGTTTTTGTGGAGTTTTTGCCttaagattctagtcctcatagCAGAGACACGTTTAAGCTCCTGAGAACGCGTATGGTACTGAAAGCAAAAGAATGGACactggttgttttcttttttttaaaaaaaacacactttcTTGATTTATTGTTTACAGAGGTTGGGGAGGGTTGACAGGTTTGCTTATAATTGTCCTCCTTGTTCACGAAGCCCCCACCCGCTAAGGAAAAAGGCTAAGAGAAGGCCATACGGCGCATCACTAGGAGTCAGATACCCCCCCCTTTCAGAGGGAAAGTGGGGAGACACACCCCCCCATTGTCTCTGGATGCCCTCAAGGTCTTGAGAACGGAAAGCAGCTTCTGAAGCAAGTCACcgagaccttccccccccccacagcaaatGGCTCTGCAGTTCGGGTCAGCCGACAGCTTAAAAAGAGGCAATCGTGACACCCCCTTTTCCTATCACGCCCCATTGAAAAGCATCCCCCACGGAAAAACGCCCCCCCCTCCAGAAAGGGCTCCGGCTCCGAACAGGGGAATGGAAGTGGAGAAAAGAGTGTCTTTTAACACATAAATATCGAAGCGACCgcaacggaggaggaggagacggggCGGCCGGTCTCGCGCGCGCCTTCTTCGGCTTCTGTGCGCCACGCCTGGCGAAAACGTTTCCAGAAAAGTGCTCTGTACAAagaggcaggcgggggggggcaggattcaCAGGGTTCCCTCTGTTTCCAAGGACGGTCCCTGCccagcccatgggggggggggagagaaagtctTTCCATCTGAGCGGGAAGGGCCCTgcctgatttcccccccctctcccgttgcagagaaggcaagagaaggCGGCGAGGGAGGGCCCGGAAGCCCCCTCTGGTTGCAGTCAAGACCTCAGCCTCACCACTTCCCCCTCTTGCTCCAGTCTTTCGGAGTGAAATGCAGACATTTGGAATCAATCCGCAGGATTCGCTTCAGCATGGCCCGCTCGTGGCCCTCCACGATGTCCTCGGACAGGGTCAGGATGTACTGGCCctaggaaaggaggaaaaatgaTTTCTCAAAGAaggtttctagtcctcaaggAAAGAACGGATCGACGTGCAATTCGCCACACCTAGGCAGGATGGTGCCAACCCCACTGAGATTTTATACACCTCTGAGTGCAGGATCTGGAAGTCCTTTGACCCTTAGGCACCCGTTTCCCAGTTTTGTAAAATGAGATGCGAGATGCGGGGAAGAACTACCGGCAGCCCAGAGACACGGCTTTCCTCTCTCAACACTGTTTCGTACGAATGAACCCCTTCAAAAACGAATTATGAAAATACTTTGGCCTTTATAAGTTGTGCCTTTAAAAGCATAACTTTCGACTCTTTTAGTGACTTTCTCcaacctgggggtgggggaggaatacCTTTGGGGACAAGCGCTGATTTGACCTGCTACTGCATGCACTGTTTTGACGGTTAACATGGTATGGGGGCGATGACAGGAGACCCTCTTTTTTTAAGCACACAACAGTGGCTTGActttttccaaactttttttaaaaggtaggttAAAAAAAGTATCTGCTTCTACTCCTGAGAAGCAAGCAAGCGGAGGCCTGCTTTTAAAACAGCAAACGTAACGGACCACGAACTGCAGTGGAAGGCGACCCCTGGAACTATAGTGTCAGTATTTTAAAACAGTAACTGCCCCAAAAACCACATCATAAAACACCGGCCTCTCGAGTGTGCAAGGACGTTTAAGAATAGCCGTTTGTTCGGTGGCGCCACCTTATAGTAGTTGATGAGGTTGAGGTACTGGAGCGTGGAGATGACGTCTTCCTTCTTAATGCTCGTGATTTCGCTGATCtcgctggaaaaaaaaaagtaacagggAGGACAGGAGActtgagtggaaggaaggaaggaaggaaggagagtccCCCCCCAGCATGCCGGGAGATAGGGTGGTGTTGCAGCTGGCTGTCTTAGA
This window contains:
- the AP5B1 gene encoding AP-5 complex subunit beta-1 isoform X2, whose translation is MGSRGGESWPDTIAAFRSGPTAFLLSHGASDTFVAELLRDLRSERLTEQLKVSLLMLLLDYPTLLCPDVKAGQEAAASLLSLFTQLGPGSKHASLRRHLLFATGTVLVATDAFGPACQASGDYLALLRQLASDLNDGRGGAAEWPVRAAACECLREAESCYPGLLSGQLETLRAWQQEEVSMAHQGYTVLYSLALRNGVRLLAQGAREGTLGELLAGRGGPAWEATGVPRELSLATLHRLVLLPSPGDLRELKLVVSALLEGSYLLSPAAQSHLLWHLAQVVSMVRTQSPAIFKAQLVRLFGTADAALQHALLQLKALFTDSLFTSEDEAFLLRRLVALAQHPALLTPVTLFHLDCLLHFPENRPLGSGTEEGLPVLLTPGATSGLFPALFQDPATALARLNVMCLVCVESEGPMAEQGAGYLLEHVLALGGLVARGGGLEAIRLFFQAAFLFARSFGTREPPMAELTQCVLDLYRQNGALAPNVINLLDESWGAAEESRWSRSLARGLQALIVGSPLTPGRLGGHLKVLARLAKEKDLPQGKTMGFLQRLVARGQLGDWRAGQILLTVCRNLMQLRPPPAPAVLADLLQAVSFSHADVDVQDRARFYYTLLTGLSGEKHGAVLAPGGPLKARTLSSSSSSSSSASLVADSQRFVASLTVHPTQPAPMRLEKVGTSGEGPPSPDPEQGVEDYCRGLLEAGGPSRLSLTYRLVHAGAPAPPFDLLLCVELRFGCSDRHYESVPDVCVPCLAAHRPPRTLTLTLQPRCPYPTRLEASAVYATPDGLTRCSRLEPVEVTFSDLFMPLPVPAWPSEKRQGLFGALWHRLDPGTGEKCAESLTVLPVAPEDLGAVIRSHFARYVVAEQGGSYEIGMVLPPGCHILLRVRSVDDVARVGIRTDNWKLLPSLNNYLQGLAESR
- the RNASEH2C gene encoding ribonuclease H2 subunit C, which produces MEEDRGPARLQLPSLRGAPGAALHLLPCRVEHDGDAAVRRYFAPAIRRPDPGDPDVSSVSFRGRSLKGIRTAVPEGYVGLVLEEGQPPLMPPAERQLQVKSTFESLMVWNLERAPNATDEILMALRWPKIAEGIHASVADE
- the AP5B1 gene encoding AP-5 complex subunit beta-1 isoform X1 is translated as MDGWMDGRKEGRKEGRKEGRKEGRKEGRKEGRKEGNQQEIVEKSPYLTFSVSLSLFLMYFPGFAMGSRGGESWPDTIAAFRSGPTAFLLSHGASDTFVAELLRDLRSERLTEQLKVSLLMLLLDYPTLLCPDVKAGQEAAASLLSLFTQLGPGSKHASLRRHLLFATGTVLVATDAFGPACQASGDYLALLRQLASDLNDGRGGAAEWPVRAAACECLREAESCYPGLLSGQLETLRAWQQEEVSMAHQGYTVLYSLALRNGVRLLAQGAREGTLGELLAGRGGPAWEATGVPRELSLATLHRLVLLPSPGDLRELKLVVSALLEGSYLLSPAAQSHLLWHLAQVVSMVRTQSPAIFKAQLVRLFGTADAALQHALLQLKALFTDSLFTSEDEAFLLRRLVALAQHPALLTPVTLFHLDCLLHFPENRPLGSGTEEGLPVLLTPGATSGLFPALFQDPATALARLNVMCLVCVESEGPMAEQGAGYLLEHVLALGGLVARGGGLEAIRLFFQAAFLFARSFGTREPPMAELTQCVLDLYRQNGALAPNVINLLDESWGAAEESRWSRSLARGLQALIVGSPLTPGRLGGHLKVLARLAKEKDLPQGKTMGFLQRLVARGQLGDWRAGQILLTVCRNLMQLRPPPAPAVLADLLQAVSFSHADVDVQDRARFYYTLLTGLSGEKHGAVLAPGGPLKARTLSSSSSSSSSASLVADSQRFVASLTVHPTQPAPMRLEKVGTSGEGPPSPDPEQGVEDYCRGLLEAGGPSRLSLTYRLVHAGAPAPPFDLLLCVELRFGCSDRHYESVPDVCVPCLAAHRPPRTLTLTLQPRCPYPTRLEASAVYATPDGLTRCSRLEPVEVTFSDLFMPLPVPAWPSEKRQGLFGALWHRLDPGTGEKCAESLTVLPVAPEDLGAVIRSHFARYVVAEQGGSYEIGMVLPPGCHILLRVRSVDDVARVGIRTDNWKLLPSLNNYLQGLAESR